Proteins encoded within one genomic window of Companilactobacillus sp.:
- a CDS encoding MarR family winged helix-turn-helix transcriptional regulator — translation MNETNFPLGNIIIALVSSHRNLTTQRIRKLGLYPGQDMILMQLLQRDRQSQNELVQSLCVDHSTIAKSVNRLMKNDLVVTVKSEIDKRVTLVSLTSKGKDIAQQAQDVWDDVEKIATGDMSSEEVTSFLKLSEEMVRNFNNAMDKK, via the coding sequence ATTATTATTGCTTTGGTATCATCTCATCGAAATTTGACTACGCAACGAATCAGAAAATTGGGTTTATACCCAGGTCAAGATATGATCTTGATGCAATTGTTACAACGAGATCGACAGTCTCAAAATGAACTTGTTCAATCCCTTTGCGTTGATCATTCAACAATTGCTAAATCAGTTAATAGATTGATGAAAAATGATTTGGTTGTAACTGTGAAATCAGAGATCGACAAACGAGTTACTTTAGTAAGTTTAACCTCTAAAGGAAAAGACATTGCTCAGCAAGCACAAGATGTCTGGGACGACGTTGAAAAAATTGCTACGGGTGATATGTCATCGGAAGAGGTTACTTCATTTTTAAAATTATCAGAAGAAATGGTAAGAAATTTCAATAATGC